The sequence GGGCTCCAGTGTGACGATGCGCGCCACGCGGCGTTTGTTGTCTTCTTCGTTCGGGCTCGTGAGGTAGGCGACTTCGCGCTCGCCGAACACCTGCACCCGGTAAGGATGGATGTAGTTGAGGTAACCCACGAGGTCGGCGCCGGAACGGGCGGCGCGGATGGCGACTTCGTCAAACCGCCGCTCTGAAGCCCCGAGTCCGGCGATCCACTGCCACTTCAGGGCATCCCGATGGTCCTCGAACAGGACATCGGCGCTGACGACGGTGGGTTTCAATCTGGCTCAGGCTGCCGCGTGCGCGGACTGCCAAGAGGTGATTTGTTTGTGCAACGCAACGGCGTCTGCCGAGGTTTTCATCTGTTCGCGCAGGCCGCTGTCGCTCAGCAACTCGGCGATTTCGGACAGGATTTCCAGGTGCTTCTGCGTGGCCGCTTCGGGCACCAGCAAGAAGATCATCAACTGTACCGGCAGTTCGTCGGGCGCATCGAACCCGATGGGGCTGGCGAGCTGGAACACGGCGGCCAGTGGTTGCTTCAGCCCTTTGATGCGGCCATGAGGAATGGCCACGCCATG is a genomic window of Hydrogenophaga sp. RAC07 containing:
- a CDS encoding PTS sugar transporter subunit IIA codes for the protein MNRLSAILPAAQVLVSVDATSKKRAFEEAGLLFETLHGLNRALITDSLFARERLGSTGLGHGVAIPHGRIKGLKQPLAAVFQLASPIGFDAPDELPVQLMIFLLVPEAATQKHLEILSEIAELLSDSGLREQMKTSADAVALHKQITSWQSAHAAA